A single region of the Bacteroidota bacterium genome encodes:
- a CDS encoding PorT family protein — MKKLISLLSFVALLGTANAQKGVVDVVGLHLGLQGGFNSTWILNQNNYGFQELDYSRTFGFSTGLAIGYNFTNTMGIQVDLNYATMGQDYFDISKDFCNIDANGDNKPEKVETYRYVGLNYVQIPIMFRYQSTRTKKQMISFHAMAGPSFGFLSAASMSYEADTAFTGTIYTIPGETIDYMVPEFSLTAENESADAYFSGFDLGFTLDLGADIFVTKQLYITPAAKFYYGLTDINSAPTRERRKDIETTDYTGASRNAFGGISVGIHYLLIAD, encoded by the coding sequence ATGAAAAAATTAATAAGCCTACTCAGCTTTGTTGCCTTATTAGGCACTGCAAATGCACAAAAAGGAGTTGTAGATGTTGTTGGATTGCACCTTGGTTTACAAGGCGGATTTAATAGTACCTGGATTCTGAATCAAAACAATTATGGTTTTCAGGAACTGGATTATTCCAGAACCTTTGGTTTTTCAACCGGATTGGCAATTGGATATAATTTTACGAATACCATGGGTATTCAGGTAGACCTCAATTATGCAACCATGGGTCAGGATTATTTTGATATATCTAAAGACTTTTGCAATATCGATGCAAACGGTGATAACAAACCTGAAAAAGTTGAAACTTACCGTTACGTTGGATTAAACTATGTGCAAATTCCAATCATGTTCCGTTACCAAAGTACAAGAACAAAAAAACAAATGATTTCTTTTCACGCAATGGCAGGTCCTTCTTTCGGATTTTTATCTGCAGCAAGTATGAGTTATGAAGCCGATACTGCATTTACCGGAACGATATATACTATTCCTGGTGAAACAATTGACTATATGGTACCTGAATTTTCACTAACTGCAGAAAATGAATCAGCAGATGCATATTTTTCAGGTTTCGATTTAGGATTTACCCTCGACCTCGGTGCAGATATTTTTGTAACTAAACAATTATATATTACACCTGCTGCAAAATTTTATTACGGATTAACAGATATTAATTCTGCACCAACAAGAGAAAGAAGAAAAGATATCGAAACTACCGATTATACCGGCGCTTCAAGAAATGCATTTGGTGGTATATCAGTTGGTATTCATTATTTATTAATCGCCGATTAA
- a CDS encoding protein BatD — protein sequence MKKWLIVLSSIFFAHHLVAQNVSVEATVSSNKVGLSDRFKYTITINNSADAKDFRPPTLSDFIVLGGPNQSMSYQNINGKTSQQIAYSYVLQPKKLGKFTINAAYVKVSGQTYSTKPITIEVIDKPTSTGNTPAQTNQKSQDPQSSSNGDIESYVKENVFIKTEVSDMEVYKGENIAVTLKMYVADKGDIIGPRGFQNIITPKYDGFYADEIDLPDQQLKTETINGVRYQVSIIKKTMLTPQRSGTLEVDPLSIDAIFAVLLRNQSRNFNPFATNAKQVLVNIKSNTVKIKVNELPPNTPSDFNGAVGKFTMKTQINATETKTDEPLTYRIAITGTGNLELFSAPELNLPPGWETYEPKITTASGTKTFEYLLIPRSPGDFTIPSYTWSYLEPATNKYVSLASEAYNVKVEAGPGYNPSTGNYATKKEELEALANDIRFINKHNPTYFSERPDFAGSIGFYCLFLLPIISGAGLFVYTYNQKRKNSDVVSLRINNANANAKKRLAKAETYAAANNSRDFFDETIKALWGYLSDKLLINKSELSKENVEQVLSKRNVSATTSATLINLLNDCEMSLYAPAVSSGSLQQIYTQAVDLITKLENEIK from the coding sequence ATGAAAAAGTGGTTAATTGTATTAAGCAGTATATTTTTTGCGCATCACCTTGTTGCGCAGAATGTTTCTGTTGAAGCAACTGTAAGCAGTAATAAGGTTGGCCTCAGCGACAGGTTTAAATATACCATTACCATTAATAACAGTGCTGATGCAAAAGATTTCAGACCACCAACATTAAGTGATTTTATTGTTTTGGGCGGACCGAATCAAAGTATGAGCTACCAGAATATTAATGGTAAAACATCACAGCAAATTGCTTATTCTTATGTACTTCAACCCAAAAAACTGGGAAAGTTTACAATTAATGCTGCTTATGTAAAAGTGAGCGGACAAACTTATTCTACCAAACCAATAACTATTGAAGTAATTGATAAACCGACTTCAACAGGAAATACACCTGCACAAACCAATCAGAAATCACAAGACCCGCAAAGCAGCAGTAATGGCGATATTGAAAGTTATGTGAAAGAAAATGTTTTTATAAAAACTGAAGTGAGCGACATGGAAGTGTATAAAGGCGAAAATATTGCTGTTACACTTAAAATGTATGTTGCTGATAAAGGTGATATTATTGGTCCACGCGGATTTCAAAATATTATTACGCCTAAATACGATGGGTTTTACGCTGATGAAATTGATTTACCCGATCAGCAATTAAAAACGGAAACAATAAATGGTGTGCGCTATCAGGTTTCCATTATTAAAAAAACAATGCTCACACCACAACGTTCCGGAACCTTAGAGGTTGACCCACTTTCAATTGATGCAATTTTTGCGGTTTTATTACGCAATCAGTCACGCAATTTTAATCCGTTTGCAACAAATGCCAAACAGGTTTTGGTAAATATTAAATCGAATACGGTAAAAATTAAAGTAAATGAACTTCCACCAAATACCCCCTCCGATTTTAATGGCGCCGTTGGAAAGTTCACGATGAAAACGCAAATAAATGCCACAGAAACAAAAACAGATGAACCTTTAACCTATCGCATAGCAATTACGGGTACAGGCAATCTCGAATTATTCAGCGCTCCTGAATTAAACCTGCCTCCGGGATGGGAAACCTATGAACCAAAAATTACTACGGCATCCGGCACAAAAACATTTGAATATTTATTAATTCCCCGCTCACCGGGCGATTTTACCATTCCGTCGTACACATGGTCATACCTTGAACCGGCAACCAATAAATATGTATCACTAGCTTCAGAAGCCTATAATGTGAAAGTGGAAGCTGGCCCCGGCTACAATCCTTCAACAGGAAATTACGCTACAAAAAAAGAGGAACTGGAAGCATTGGCAAATGATATTCGTTTTATTAATAAACACAATCCCACTTACTTTTCCGAACGACCCGATTTTGCGGGTAGTATCGGTTTTTATTGCCTGTTTTTATTGCCCATTATTTCCGGCGCAGGATTATTTGTGTACACATACAATCAGAAACGCAAAAACAGCGATGTGGTGAGTTTGCGTATAAATAACGCAAATGCCAATGCAAAAAAGCGACTCGCAAAAGCAGAAACCTATGCTGCTGCAAATAACAGCCGCGATTTTTTTGATGAAACAATAAAAGCGTTGTGGGGATATTTAAGCGATAAACTGCTAATTAATAAAAGTGAATTGTCGAAAGAAAATGTTGAACAGGTACTAAGTAAAAGAAATGTTTCAGCAACTACATCTGCAACCTTAATTAATTTATTAAACGATTGTGAGATGTCATTATACGCACCTGCTGTTAGTTCAGGCTCTTTGCAACAAATATATACGCAGGCTGTTGATTTAATTACAAAACTGGAAAACGAAATCAAATGA
- a CDS encoding tetratricopeptide repeat protein, giving the protein MKKGLWLIIFVITLNSVRAEETADTISVATAIDTTTFVYGNVMYENNSYATAIRVYQNLIDQNGPSDEIYYNLGNCYYKTNEIGKAVLNYERALYLNPGNEDAAYNLELSYRRIRDEIDPIPQSIFAVWWSDFTHIFTAHTWSFLAITFIWIALLGFALYRINRFKKYQRPGFFVFVFGLFFGLICLIGAVGRNTYDRDYQFAIVMSPSAILKSEPSENSTNLFLLHEGLKLKLLSSDNDWSEVKIPNGDIGWIKSEEITAVDPFTHGKK; this is encoded by the coding sequence ATGAAAAAGGGATTGTGGTTAATCATTTTTGTAATAACATTAAATAGTGTACGCGCTGAAGAAACTGCCGATACCATTTCAGTTGCCACAGCTATTGATACAACAACATTTGTATATGGTAATGTGATGTATGAAAATAACAGTTACGCTACTGCCATTCGTGTATATCAAAATCTGATTGATCAAAACGGACCTTCCGATGAAATATATTATAACCTCGGTAATTGTTATTATAAAACAAATGAAATAGGCAAGGCGGTTTTAAATTATGAGCGGGCTTTGTATTTAAATCCCGGTAATGAAGACGCAGCCTATAATCTGGAATTATCGTACCGCCGTATTCGCGATGAAATTGACCCGATTCCACAATCTATTTTTGCTGTATGGTGGTCCGATTTTACTCATATTTTTACTGCACATACCTGGAGTTTTCTTGCAATAACATTTATTTGGATTGCACTACTCGGTTTTGCATTATATCGGATAAACCGCTTTAAAAAATATCAGCGCCCGGGCTTTTTCGTTTTTGTGTTCGGTTTGTTTTTCGGATTAATCTGTTTAATTGGAGCAGTGGGCAGAAATACTTATGACCGTGATTATCAATTCGCCATTGTAATGTCACCAAGTGCTATTCTCAAAAGTGAACCTTCAGAAAACAGCACGAATTTATTTTTACTACACGAAGGATTAAAATTGAAATTGTTAAGCAGCGACAACGACTGGTCGGAAGTTAAAATTCCAAATGGAGATATTGGCTGGATTAAATCTGAGGAAATTACTGCTGTAGATCCATTTACCCACGGAAAAAAATAG
- a CDS encoding isopenicillin N synthase family oxygenase, with amino-acid sequence MNTIPTVNLADFLSGDAERKNNFVQSLGKAYQEVGFVAVQNHGINQQLVDDFYKAVEQFFALPDEVKLQYEVPGLAGQRGFTSFGKEHAKNSSAGDLKEFWQIGQTIEDGEVVADNYPANVKVKEIAAFNDLGYNLYRGFEKSGRSLLQSLALFLGLDEHYFDEKIHNGNSILRAIYYPPITQEPASAIRAEQHEDINLITLLVGASADGLEVMDTAGNWVAVKTAPTEIVVNVGDMLQRLTNNVLRSTTHRVVNPPREKWHTPRFSIPFFLHPKSEMSLNCLADCVTESNPLAYEPITAGEYLDERLREIGLKK; translated from the coding sequence ATGAATACCATACCTACCGTAAATCTCGCCGATTTTTTATCGGGCGATGCAGAAAGGAAAAATAATTTCGTACAAAGCCTTGGTAAAGCATACCAGGAAGTGGGCTTTGTTGCCGTGCAAAATCATGGCATCAACCAACAATTGGTCGACGATTTTTATAAGGCAGTGGAACAATTTTTTGCCTTGCCCGATGAAGTGAAACTGCAATATGAAGTACCCGGATTAGCAGGGCAGCGCGGATTTACCTCTTTCGGAAAAGAACACGCAAAAAACAGCAGCGCAGGCGATTTGAAAGAGTTTTGGCAAATTGGGCAAACCATTGAAGATGGTGAAGTGGTTGCAGATAATTATCCTGCAAATGTTAAGGTAAAAGAGATTGCAGCATTTAATGATTTGGGTTACAATTTATATAGAGGATTTGAAAAATCAGGTCGCTCATTATTACAATCGCTTGCGTTGTTTTTGGGGTTAGATGAACATTATTTCGACGAAAAAATACATAACGGAAATTCCATTCTCAGGGCAATTTATTATCCGCCAATTACGCAGGAGCCTGCCTCTGCAATTCGCGCCGAGCAACATGAGGATATTAATTTAATTACCCTGCTGGTAGGCGCTTCTGCCGACGGACTGGAAGTGATGGATACTGCAGGAAACTGGGTTGCCGTTAAAACCGCTCCAACCGAAATTGTTGTGAACGTTGGCGACATGCTGCAAAGGCTTACCAATAACGTTCTGCGCTCAACCACCCACCGTGTTGTAAACCCGCCGCGTGAAAAATGGCATACACCACGTTTTTCAATTCCATTTTTCCTTCATCCGAAATCAGAAATGAGCCTCAATTGCCTGGCCGATTGTGTTACCGAATCCAATCCGCTTGCATACGAACCAATTACTGCCGGCGAATATCTGGATGAACGTTTAAGGGAAATCGGGTTGAAAAAGTAA
- the rpoN gene encoding RNA polymerase factor sigma-54 produces MLNQRLSQKLLQKLSPQQIQLMKLLQVPTDQLEQRIKEELEANPALEEGDTGEEELTSTEEIFREEEGNQEENSGESEESNSSDELDLDDYINDDDVADYKTRDDNYGDDDDDNKTVPYAVSDTFHENLTKQLGMCELDERYHKIAEQIIGSIDDDGYLRREISAIVDDLAFSQNVMTEEPEIIELLDLIQGFDPPGVGARDLRECLLLQLERKTQTKHIKLAINIIENYFDEFTKKHYDKLARHLKVEDDVLKPVIAEITKLNPKPGGSAKEDGTNLYQYIIPDFTIVNVNGDLELKLNSRNAPELRVSRDFRDMMVDYKNSSSKDKKQKEAIMFIKQKIDAAKWFIDAIKQRQQTLWSTMYEIMLHQYDFFLTGDETTMKPMILKDIAEKTNLDISTVSRVANSKYVQTEFGTYSLKYFFSESLSTDTGEEVSTREVKKILSELIENEDKKSPLSDQELMEDLRKRGYNIARRTVAKYREQLDISVARLRREL; encoded by the coding sequence ATGTTAAACCAGCGTTTAAGTCAGAAATTATTACAAAAGCTATCGCCACAGCAGATTCAGCTCATGAAATTGCTGCAGGTGCCAACCGACCAGTTGGAGCAACGCATTAAGGAAGAACTTGAGGCGAATCCGGCTTTGGAAGAGGGTGATACCGGGGAAGAAGAACTTACCAGCACGGAAGAAATTTTTAGAGAAGAAGAAGGTAATCAGGAAGAAAACAGCGGCGAAAGTGAAGAGTCAAACAGCAGTGATGAACTGGATCTTGACGATTATATCAACGATGATGATGTAGCCGATTACAAAACTCGTGACGATAATTATGGTGATGATGACGATGATAATAAAACCGTTCCATACGCCGTAAGCGATACATTTCATGAAAACCTGACCAAGCAGTTAGGCATGTGTGAACTGGATGAACGTTATCATAAAATAGCTGAACAAATTATTGGCAGCATTGATGATGATGGTTATTTACGCAGAGAAATTTCGGCCATTGTTGACGACCTGGCATTTTCGCAAAACGTAATGACGGAAGAACCAGAAATTATTGAATTGCTGGATTTAATTCAGGGCTTTGACCCGCCGGGCGTTGGTGCGCGCGATTTGCGTGAATGTTTATTATTACAACTGGAAAGAAAAACACAAACAAAACATATTAAACTCGCCATTAATATTATTGAAAATTATTTTGATGAGTTTACGAAAAAACATTACGATAAATTAGCACGTCATTTAAAAGTTGAAGATGATGTTTTAAAACCGGTAATTGCGGAAATCACCAAATTAAATCCGAAACCGGGCGGAAGTGCAAAAGAAGACGGCACGAATTTATATCAATACATTATTCCCGATTTTACAATTGTAAATGTAAACGGCGACCTTGAATTAAAACTCAATTCGCGTAATGCACCTGAACTTCGTGTGAGTCGCGATTTCAGAGATATGATGGTGGATTATAAAAACAGTTCATCAAAAGATAAAAAACAGAAAGAAGCCATCATGTTCATCAAACAAAAAATTGATGCGGCAAAATGGTTTATTGATGCCATAAAACAACGTCAGCAAACGCTGTGGTCTACCATGTATGAAATCATGTTGCATCAATATGATTTTTTCCTTACCGGCGACGAAACTACCATGAAGCCGATGATTTTAAAAGATATTGCTGAAAAAACAAATCTGGATATATCTACCGTAAGCCGCGTGGCAAACAGTAAATATGTTCAAACCGAATTTGGCACTTATTCATTAAAATATTTTTTCAGCGAATCGTTGTCTACCGATACCGGTGAAGAGGTTTCTACCCGTGAAGTGAAAAAGATTTTATCCGAATTAATTGAAAACGAAGATAAAAAATCACCACTGAGCGATCAGGAACTGATGGAAGACCTTCGTAAACGCGGATATAATATTGCCAGAAGAACCGTTGCAAAATATCGTGAGCAATTAGATATCTCCGTTGCGCGTTTAAGAAGAGAATTATGA
- a CDS encoding VWA domain-containing protein: MKDYLNNIRFEDPWLLLLLLLVPVYIYYIRKKSKQKFVTFQISSIAGFSGKVPAKIKWMRLLPILRISAFVLIVIAIARPQTGFSNKKISSQGIDIMMALDVSPSMYAIDFKPNRMEAAKVAANEFIDSRPNDRIGLVVFAGEAFTQCPATLDHEMLKAQVETADNWYLKDGTAIGDGLFMAVNRLADTVNLATKVIILLTDGVRIGGKYSPVDAANAAKQLNIRVYTIGVGTEANAPIPVIDKNGRRIFELDPRISFDEPMLKDVSNLTGGQYFKADSKEKLSEIYQQIDQIEKQKFEVDITQRYDEHFFYFALAGLILIVLEIILTNTIFRSLT; this comes from the coding sequence ATGAAAGATTATTTAAATAATATCCGATTCGAAGATCCCTGGTTGCTGCTGTTGCTCCTGCTGGTGCCGGTTTATATTTATTATATCAGAAAAAAGAGCAAACAAAAATTTGTAACATTTCAAATTTCATCTATTGCCGGATTTAGCGGTAAAGTTCCTGCTAAAATTAAATGGATGCGTTTATTGCCAATTTTGAGAATTAGTGCATTTGTTTTAATTGTAATTGCTATCGCGCGCCCGCAAACCGGTTTCAGTAATAAAAAAATATCATCACAGGGAATAGATATTATGATGGCACTTGACGTTTCGCCAAGTATGTATGCCATCGATTTTAAACCCAACCGCATGGAAGCAGCAAAAGTGGCTGCTAACGAATTTATCGACAGTCGCCCCAACGACCGTATCGGATTAGTGGTGTTTGCAGGAGAAGCATTTACACAATGCCCCGCCACCCTCGATCATGAAATGCTGAAAGCTCAGGTTGAAACTGCCGATAACTGGTACTTAAAAGATGGAACAGCCATTGGCGACGGATTATTTATGGCTGTGAATCGATTGGCAGACACTGTTAATCTGGCTACTAAAGTGATTATTTTATTAACTGACGGTGTGCGTATTGGTGGAAAATATTCGCCGGTTGATGCAGCTAATGCGGCTAAACAATTAAATATTAGGGTTTATACGATTGGCGTGGGAACAGAAGCAAATGCACCAATTCCCGTTATCGATAAAAATGGCCGCCGCATATTTGAACTCGACCCACGCATTTCATTTGATGAGCCGATGTTAAAAGATGTTTCCAATTTAACAGGAGGACAATATTTTAAAGCGGATTCAAAAGAAAAATTATCTGAAATATATCAGCAGATTGACCAGATTGAAAAACAAAAATTTGAAGTAGATATTACCCAGCGTTACGATGAACATTTTTTTTACTTTGCGCTGGCTGGATTAATATTAATTGTTTTAGAAATAATTTTAACTAATACCATATTCCGCTCATTAACTTAA
- a CDS encoding tetratricopeptide repeat protein — translation MMKKGLTLLLLVFAAAAAFGQSANAIIKEGNEKYNQQDYSGAQKSYEQALAEDPESDAGTYNLGNTYYEQKQYDAAIEQYQRAADQAKDPETRAQALHNLGNAYLQQKKYEESINAYKQSLRNLPDDADTKYNLAYAQKMLKQQQQKQQQKQDQQKQDQKKQEQQKQEQQKQQDQNKENQQPQKKEQQPAQPKEYTKEELERILQSLNSDDKNVQNKVNKQKAQPAGSDSEKDW, via the coding sequence ATGATGAAAAAGGGACTTACATTATTGCTTTTAGTTTTTGCTGCGGCTGCCGCTTTCGGGCAATCGGCAAATGCAATTATTAAAGAGGGCAACGAAAAATATAATCAGCAGGATTATTCCGGCGCGCAAAAAAGTTATGAGCAAGCCCTCGCGGAAGATCCTGAATCGGATGCCGGAACTTATAATCTGGGTAACACCTATTATGAGCAAAAGCAATACGATGCGGCAATCGAACAATATCAGCGTGCGGCCGATCAGGCTAAAGACCCTGAAACCAGAGCTCAGGCTTTACACAATTTGGGAAATGCTTATCTCCAACAAAAAAAATATGAAGAAAGTATTAATGCATACAAACAATCGTTGCGCAATTTACCGGATGATGCAGATACAAAATATAATCTTGCTTACGCACAAAAAATGTTGAAACAACAGCAACAAAAACAACAACAGAAACAGGATCAGCAAAAGCAGGATCAAAAAAAGCAAGAACAGCAAAAACAAGAGCAACAAAAACAACAGGACCAGAATAAGGAAAATCAGCAGCCGCAAAAAAAAGAACAACAACCCGCACAACCAAAAGAATACACGAAAGAAGAATTGGAAAGAATATTACAATCACTCAACAGCGATGATAAAAATGTGCAGAATAAAGTAAATAAACAAAAAGCACAACCCGCAGGCAGTGATTCAGAAAAGGATTGGTAA
- a CDS encoding VWA domain-containing protein — protein sequence MQFENKIAFYFLAIIPVLVMLFYAYINWRNKAITRMGDRALVEQLMHRNSVKRKWIKFMVLMGACLFIILGLANLRMGSKKQKVKGESAEIMICFDVSNSMLAEDVKPSRLAQAKLSAAQLIERLSSNRIGLIVFAGESYVQMPLTSDSRAALMYLNNINTGTITNQGTAIGSAIQTALDAFENGGDKDNKKGKAIIIITDGESHDNNAVEMAQEAADRDIKIITLGVGTSTGAPIPLRKGNVVDGFKKDRQGNVILTKLNEPMLQNMATDANGLYMNLSSGKKVIDDVYDEIDALDKTTDDTYEFTEYANHFQLFLGIGLFLLTLEFFLSDKKPKWLEKVNLFDDK from the coding sequence ATGCAATTCGAAAATAAAATAGCATTTTACTTTTTAGCCATTATCCCGGTTTTGGTAATGCTGTTTTATGCCTATATCAATTGGCGAAACAAAGCTATAACCCGCATGGGTGACCGCGCTTTGGTGGAGCAATTAATGCACCGCAATTCCGTTAAAAGAAAATGGATAAAATTTATGGTATTAATGGGTGCCTGTTTATTTATTATTCTCGGTCTTGCGAATTTAAGAATGGGTTCAAAAAAACAAAAAGTAAAAGGCGAAAGTGCTGAAATTATGATTTGTTTTGATGTTTCTAACAGTATGCTTGCAGAAGATGTAAAACCAAGCAGACTGGCACAAGCAAAATTATCGGCAGCACAATTAATTGAACGTTTATCATCAAACAGAATTGGTTTAATTGTTTTTGCGGGAGAAAGTTATGTGCAAATGCCACTTACTTCTGACTCACGAGCTGCTTTAATGTATTTAAATAATATTAATACCGGAACCATTACCAATCAGGGTACTGCAATTGGCAGTGCCATTCAAACTGCACTCGATGCATTTGAAAATGGTGGCGATAAAGACAATAAAAAAGGCAAGGCAATTATCATAATTACCGATGGGGAAAGCCATGATAATAATGCTGTGGAAATGGCGCAGGAAGCCGCGGATAGGGATATTAAAATTATTACACTTGGTGTGGGCACTTCAACCGGAGCGCCAATTCCGCTGCGAAAAGGGAATGTTGTGGACGGATTTAAAAAAGACCGGCAGGGAAATGTAATTTTAACTAAACTGAATGAACCAATGTTACAAAACATGGCTACCGATGCCAATGGATTGTATATGAATTTAAGCAGCGGTAAAAAAGTGATTGACGATGTGTACGACGAAATTGATGCGCTGGATAAAACAACCGACGACACCTATGAGTTTACTGAATATGCAAATCATTTTCAGTTATTTCTCGGAATTGGATTATTTTTATTGACGCTTGAGTTTTTTCTGTCGGACAAAAAACCGAAGTGGCTCGAAAAAGTGAATTTATTTGATGATAAATAA
- a CDS encoding asparagine--tRNA ligase: MRIEKFQYIREFSQYENREVTIKGWVSNKRDSKGLVFLVMRDGSGFTQCVADAAKLSAEQFEAAKRLTMESSVTLTGTVVKDERQIGGYEMQISNIEIIQVADEYPISKKEHGVEFLVDNRHLWLRSKKQWAMMRVRNRVIFAIHNFFQQNDFLQMDAPIFTGNACEGTSTLFETDFYGRPAYLSQSGQLYGEALAFAHGKIYTFGPTFRAEKSKTRRHLSEFWMIEPEMAFYNLDMNMDLIEQFLKFVVADVTEFCKEELTILERNTDFLQNAIKMQFPRIHYDDAVAIIRGEKDVDGKNSIVTLENDLKELNEKIAGLQNEITERENKIASGALKAGEINFNKNKIDTLKNEIKDLQEKADNIPQWLNSARNFVHGNDFGGSDETVLTRLFACPIMVYNWPAAVKAFYMKRDPNDPRYVKGVDVLAPEGYGEIVGGAEREDNYEMLLERIKHEQLPVEAFDWYLDLRKYGTVPHAGFGLGLERMVLWISGATHIREAIPFPRFYGRLEP; encoded by the coding sequence ATGCGAATTGAAAAATTTCAATACATCAGAGAATTCAGTCAGTATGAAAACCGTGAAGTAACCATCAAAGGGTGGGTGAGTAATAAACGCGACAGCAAAGGACTTGTATTTTTAGTAATGCGCGATGGCAGCGGGTTTACACAATGTGTGGCCGACGCCGCAAAATTGAGCGCCGAACAGTTTGAGGCTGCAAAACGCCTTACCATGGAAAGTTCTGTAACCCTTACAGGAACTGTGGTTAAAGATGAACGCCAGATTGGTGGTTACGAAATGCAAATTTCCAATATCGAAATAATTCAGGTTGCAGATGAATACCCGATTTCAAAAAAAGAACACGGTGTTGAATTTTTAGTAGACAACCGTCACCTCTGGCTGAGAAGTAAAAAACAGTGGGCGATGATGCGCGTCCGTAATCGCGTAATTTTTGCGATTCACAACTTTTTTCAGCAAAACGATTTTCTGCAAATGGATGCGCCGATTTTTACCGGCAACGCCTGCGAAGGCACATCAACTTTGTTTGAAACCGACTTTTATGGCCGTCCCGCTTATTTAAGTCAAAGTGGTCAGTTATATGGTGAAGCACTGGCATTTGCACACGGCAAAATTTATACGTTCGGACCAACATTCCGCGCCGAAAAATCAAAAACCCGTCGTCACTTGTCTGAATTCTGGATGATAGAACCCGAAATGGCGTTTTATAATCTGGACATGAACATGGACCTGATCGAGCAATTTTTAAAATTTGTGGTGGCAGATGTTACTGAGTTTTGTAAAGAAGAACTCACCATTTTAGAGCGCAATACCGATTTTCTGCAAAATGCAATTAAAATGCAGTTTCCAAGAATTCATTACGATGATGCAGTGGCCATTATTCGCGGTGAAAAAGATGTAGATGGAAAAAACAGTATTGTAACGCTGGAAAATGATTTGAAAGAATTAAATGAAAAAATTGCCGGCTTACAAAATGAAATTACCGAACGCGAAAATAAAATTGCTTCCGGTGCTTTAAAAGCAGGTGAAATTAATTTTAATAAAAACAAAATCGATACACTTAAAAACGAAATAAAAGACTTGCAGGAAAAAGCAGATAATATTCCACAATGGTTAAATTCTGCAAGAAATTTTGTGCACGGCAACGACTTTGGTGGTAGCGATGAAACAGTTTTGACACGTTTATTCGCCTGCCCAATCATGGTGTACAACTGGCCTGCAGCCGTTAAGGCATTTTATATGAAGCGCGACCCGAACGATCCGCGTTATGTAAAAGGTGTTGACGTTTTAGCACCTGAAGGTTATGGTGAAATAGTTGGTGGTGCCGAACGTGAAGACAATTATGAAATGTTGCTCGAGCGTATTAAACATGAACAATTACCGGTGGAAGCATTCGACTGGTATTTAGATTTACGCAAATACGGAACCGTTCCGCACGCAGGTTTTGGATTAGGTTTAGAACGTATGGTGTTATGGATCAGCGGCGCAACACATATCCGCGAAGCAATTCCTTTCCCACGTTTTTACGGTCGCCTCGAACCATAA